GTTCAAAGGCCTCATCGTATGAGCCATTGACTGCAAAAACGGTTGCTCCAAATACTAAAAGTTGTGTTATCTTGGCTTTAGGAGCATTTTTTGGCACAAAGATGTAACTTTTTAACCCAAGCGAGGAAGTTGCCCCTGCAAGCGAAGATGCCGCATTTCCAGTTGATGCACATGTGATTTCTTTTAAGCCCAGTTCTTGTGCTTTTACAGCAACAACTGCTGAAGCTCTGTCTTTAAGAGAAGCCGTCGGGTTTCTTCCATCATCTTTTATAAATAAACCTGTAACTCCCAAATCTTCTCTTAGATTTTTTACTTCATATAGTGGGGTAAATCCAACTTTAAGTGGGCCAATTTTTTTGTAATCATTTATCGGAAGAAGAGGCAAATATCGGAACATAGTAAAATTGTCGTTATTCTTAAGGTAATTAGGAGTGAAAACTTCTTTAATTTTTTCGTAATCATAATTTACCTCTAAAAGTCCATCATTGCCACAGTGAGGACAGGTATACATTACCTCGTTTTCTTGATACTCTCTTCCACAAACTAAACACTTTAAATGTTTAATGTAAGCCATTGCATAGCTCCTTTCAATACCGATATTGCTACTTGTTTCTTACAACTTTCTTCAATAATTATAATACAAATTAAATGAATCTTTATTAACCTATTGATTTTTTTGTAAAAAAATACTAAAATTTCTTATAAATTTCAATCTTAAAAAAGAGGAGGTAGTGTATGGTAAAAAAGACTTTAAAGGTCGTGTTGGTAGTATTGATGTTGCTGTCACTTGTTTTCACTACTGTATCTTGTAAGCCCCAAGAAACATCTCAGCAACCACAACCTACTGTGCAAGAAAAAACTGTTAAAGCTGGTTTTATCTATGTTGGTCCAACTGGAGACTATGGATGGACTGCAGCGCACGATGAAGCAAGAAAGGCTTTGGAGAAAAAATTTCCCTGGCTGAAAACTGTTTATATAGAATCTGTTCCAGAAGCTGATGCTGGTAGATACATTGATAGACTTGTAACTGAAGAGAAGTGTGATATTGTCTTTACAACAAGTTTTGGCTTTATGAATGCAACTGTTGAAGCAGCTAAAAAGTACCCGAATGTAATTTTTGAACATTGTTCTGGATATGAGAGAGATACAAATTTGGGAACGTATTTTTCCGAACTTTATCAAGCGTATTACCTTACTGGTTTAATGGCCGGTGCATTAACAAAAACTAACAAGATTGGTTATGTTGCTGCTCACCCAATTCCAGAAGTAGTAAGACATATCAATGCTTTTGCACTTGGTATAAAAGAGGTTAATCCAAATGCAAAAGTTTATGTGCGTTGGCTTTTCTCTTGGTATGACCCCGCAAAAGCAAAAGAAGCAGCAGAATCCCTTATTTCAGAAGGGGTTGACGCCCTTGCATTTACAGAAGATTCAACAGCAATTGTTGATGTTGGAGAAGAACACACCAAAAAGGGACAACAAATCTATACATTCTCACACTACAGTCCAATGCTTCAATATGGTCCTGACACAGTTGTTTCAGGACAACTGTCGGACTGGACACCTATATATGAAGACATCCTTCTAAGAGTTTATGGTAATGCTTGGACCTCCAAAGATTACTGGTGGCTTATGCATGAAGACTCATGCATTTTTGGTGCAGATTTTAATAACCCAATTAACCCCAAATTTGAAAATGAACTTAAAAACAAATTTGTTAATGACCCAATTCTTGGGAAGATTAGCGTCTATGATTTAATATTTAAACGAGCAGAACAGATGAGTGAGGAAACTGTCCTTTTTGATCCATTTACAGGAGTAATCAAAGATCAAAAAGGGAACATTCGCTTGAAAGCTGGAGAAAGAGCATCTCACGACATGCTTTGGAGTATAGATTGGTTTGTTGACAATGTGGTAGGAGAAATTCCTAAACAATAAAAAGGTTAGTAATTAGGTTTTCTATAGGGGGCTTGTCCCCCTATACATTTATAAGGAAGGAGTAGGACCTTGGTTGAAAATAAATTTGAATTTAAATCACTTGAATTAGTTGATATTTACAAAGAATTTCCGGGAGTAATTGCAAATAATAAAATTTCATTAAAGATTGAAAGTGGAGAAGTTCTTGCTCTTTTAGGCGAAAACGGGGCGGGAAAAACAACATTAATGAACATTATTTTTGGTATATATAAGCAGGATAGCGGAGAAATAAAAATTAACGGTAAAGAAGTATATATTGATTCTCCAAGAGCTGCAATGAAATATGGCATTGGAATGGTGCATCAACATTTCATGCTTGTAGAAAACCATACCGTTGCTGAAAATATTGCTCTTGGCTTAGAAAATATCCCATTTTTAAATCCAACTAAAAATATCTCTAAGTTAATTGAGCGATATTCCTCAGAAATAGGTCTTCATGTAAATCCAAATGCAAAAATTTGGCAGTTATCTGCTGGTGAACAACAGAAAGTTGAAATACTAAAAACTTTAATCAGAGGAGC
This is a stretch of genomic DNA from Caldisericaceae bacterium. It encodes these proteins:
- a CDS encoding BMP family ABC transporter substrate-binding protein → MVKKTLKVVLVVLMLLSLVFTTVSCKPQETSQQPQPTVQEKTVKAGFIYVGPTGDYGWTAAHDEARKALEKKFPWLKTVYIESVPEADAGRYIDRLVTEEKCDIVFTTSFGFMNATVEAAKKYPNVIFEHCSGYERDTNLGTYFSELYQAYYLTGLMAGALTKTNKIGYVAAHPIPEVVRHINAFALGIKEVNPNAKVYVRWLFSWYDPAKAKEAAESLISEGVDALAFTEDSTAIVDVGEEHTKKGQQIYTFSHYSPMLQYGPDTVVSGQLSDWTPIYEDILLRVYGNAWTSKDYWWLMHEDSCIFGADFNNPINPKFENELKNKFVNDPILGKISVYDLIFKRAEQMSEETVLFDPFTGVIKDQKGNIRLKAGERASHDMLWSIDWFVDNVVGEIPKQ